One Vanessa cardui chromosome 4, ilVanCard2.1, whole genome shotgun sequence genomic window carries:
- the LOC124544211 gene encoding zinc finger MYM-type protein 1-like, which produces MDGKKRVRLSGAEYRKRAKEKDDKQKDTIKKTRKLDDFFGKPSTDIKDPTIEPTLDVHSSSGAPSTDDSAVSSSENTLVDVASISKKQAEDVPLVPGVGVQPSPPDKELYEISDDPAKWTIDEFTRDHICKNGANQNIQNDFPNSERIYKDKVRQLSRHLFERQLLNGEKVPRKWLIYSKSTGCVYCGPCLLFNGGESQFDKKEGFNDWKNSYHRVSSHENSPNHKLSVLQMKERSNVLGRIDHALTMQLDEEINYWKNILKRVVACVKALASRGLPFRGHDEKFGSIHNGNYLMSLELIAEFDPFLAKHITRYGNPGSGFTSYLSSTTCEEFIRLMGNKVLKTIIMEILTAKYFSLIIDSTPDISHVDQLTYVIRYVLPNGSPVERFLKFIPNTGHKSQQMTDAVTSTLIELGIDISNCRGQSYDNAANMSGIYNGLQTKIKEISPLADYVPCSAHSLNLVGECAAESSQEACSFFSLLQELYNFFAASTQRWELLQTHFTVKSLSTTRWSARADACKSLRESWNEIHKALVTIENDTKQKRTVICEARGIRLKLERFETALMAVFWGCLLDRINATSKKLQSVEIDITIVIELYDTLIHFVGETRENFDEFENKAIKLSFVQEYEKDFRRNRKRKLLPDETNTGKQTSEWAT; this is translated from the coding sequence ATGGACGGAAAGAAGAGGGTAAGGTTAAGTGGGGCAGAGTATCGCAAGCGGGCTAAAGAAAAAGATGATAAGCAAAAGGATACGATTAAAAAAACGCGGAAATTAGACGATTTCTTTGGAAAACCGTCTACAGATATTAAAGATCCTACTATTGAACCAACACTCGACGTTCATAGCAGTAGCGGAGCTCCGTCAACTGATGATTCTGCAGTGTCTTCAAGTGAAAATACTTTGGTCGATGTGGCAAGTATATCAAAAAAACAAGCCGAAGATGTCCCACTAGTACCAGGAGTAGGAGTGCAGCCCAGTCCTCCGGATAAGGAGCTCTACGAAATCAGCGACGATCCAGCTAAATGGACAATCGACGAGTTCACGCGTGATCACATTTGTAAGAATGGAGCCAATCAAAACATCCAAAATGATTTTCCTAATAGTGAGCGCATTTACAAAGATAAAGTGCGACAGTTGTCGAGACATTTATTCGAACGTCAGCTTCTAAATGGCGAAAAAGTTCCGCGAAAGTGGCTAATTTATTCCAAAAGTACTGGATGTGTTTATTGTGGTCCTTGTCTACTTTTTAATGGCGGGGAGAGTCAGTTCGACAAAAAAGAAGGTTTCAATGACTGGAAAAATTCATATCATCGAGTTTCATCTCATGAGAATTCGCCTAATCACAAATTATCTGTTCTGCAAATGAAAGAACGAAGTAACGTGTTAGGTCGCATTGACCACGCATTAACAATGCAATTAGatgaagaaataaattactGGAAAAACATTCTGAAAAGAGTAGTTGCATGCGTAAAAGCACTTGCATCACGTGGTTTGCCTTTCAGAGGACACGATGAAAAATTTGGATCAATCCACAATGGAAATTATTTGATGTCCTTAGAGCTTATCGCTGAATTCGATCCGTTCTTAGCAAAACACATTACACGTTATGGAAATCCAGGCTCAGGATTTACGAGTTATCTTTCTTCAACAACGTGCGAAGAATTTATTCGACTTATGGGGAACAAAGTTTTGAAGACAAttataatggaaatattaaCAGCGAAATATTTTTCTCTGATCATTGACTCGACACCGGATATATCTCACGTAGACCAGCTCACTTATGTAATCAGATATGTCCTGCCTAATGGATCACCTGTAGAACGGTTCCTCAAGTTTATTCCAAACACAGGCCACAAATCACAACAAATGACAGATGCTGTTACCTCAACTTTAATTGAATTGGGAATTGACATTTCCAACTGCCGCGGGCAATCATATGACAACGCAGCTAACATGTCAGGCATATACAACGGCctacaaactaaaataaaggaaatatcACCCCTTGCCGACTATGTTCCCTGTTCAGCACACTCGCTTAATTTAGTAGGTGAATGTGCAGCTGAAAGCAGCCAAGAGGCTTGTTCCTTCTTTTCTCTACTCCAAGAGTTATACAATTTCTTTGCAGCGTCAACTCAGCGTTGGGAACTCCTTCAAACACATTTCACCGTCAAAAGTCTATCAACGACTCGTTGGTCAGCTCGTGCAGACGCATGTAAAAGTTTGCGCGAATCCTGGAATGAAATCCATAAAGCGCTAGTCACCATCGAAAATGACACAAAACAGAAGAGGACCGTTATATGCGAAGCTAGAGGTATTCGTTTGAAACTGGAACGTTTTGAAACGGCCCTCATGGCTGTTTTTTGGGGATGTTTACTAGATCGCATCAACGCCACAAGTAAAAAACTTCAGAGTGTGGAAATTGACATTACCATTGTCATAGAACTGTACGacactttaatacattttgttggCGAAACAAgagagaatttcgatgaattcgAAAATAAAGCCATAAAACTGTCCTTCGTACAGGAATATGAAAAAGATTTTCGACGCAATCGAAAGCGTAAGCTGCTTCCTGACGAGACAAATACAG